A single genomic interval of Pyrus communis chromosome 5, drPyrComm1.1, whole genome shotgun sequence harbors:
- the LOC137734007 gene encoding protein SRC2-like, whose protein sequence is MASSRPPPQRPLDLDLTIVSAKHLKNVNWKNGDLKPYAVFWADPDRRLATKSDDSGSTCPVWNERFTVPLTLSLHDSFLTLEIFHSKPSDTPKPLVGTLRVPLKDLLDQDGSTRIRTFQLVRPSGRPQGKIRVKLAVRERPLPPDYHITPPHGYFYGGTPMPPPPVRDFRSYSPSPYSSTLQASAPSPSPSPPPPPYHYSSYSDPYSSYYPAYYSSAPPPPPRPFFDRPVNYGGPSGTGGPGGPSAPLDYSNYDQNQKPKSGKMGLGTGLAVGAVAGGLGALALDEGLRYEEDKMAERVENDMRERDEYSNYCADY, encoded by the coding sequence ATGGCTTCCTCCCGCCCTCCGCCGCAGAGGCCTCTCGATCTCGACCTCACGATCGTCTCCGCCAAGCATCTCAAGAACGTCAACTGGAAGAACGGCGACCTCAAGCCCTACGCGGTCTTCTGGGCGGACCCCGACCGCCGGCTGGCCACCAAGTCCGACGACTCCGGCTCCACCTGCCCGGTCTGGAACGAGCGGTTCACCGTCCCCCTCACCCTCTCCCTCCACGACTCGTTCCTCACCCTCGAAATCTTCCACTCCAAACCCTCCGACACTCCCAAGCCCTTAGTCGGCACCCTCCGGGTCCCACTCAAGGACCTGCTCGATCAGGACGGCTCGACCCGAATCCGGACCTTCCAGCTCGTCCGTCCCTCCGGCCGTCCCCAGGGCAAGATCCGCGTAAAGCTCGCCGTTCGAGAGCGACCTCTGCCGCCAGATTACCATATTACCCCTCCTCATGGCTATTTTTACGGTGGTACCCCTATGCCCCCACCGCCTGTTCGCGACTTCAGGTCATACTCGCCGTCGCCTTACAGCTCTACTTTACAAGCTTCAGCTCCTAGTCCATCGCCTTCGCCACCGCCTCCGCCTTACCATTACAGCTCCTATTCCGATCCGTACTCGAGTTACTATCCCGCGTACTACTCCAGCGCGCCACCGCCTCCACCAAGGCCGTTCTTCGACCGACCGGTAAACTATGGCGGGCCTAGTGGGACCGGTGGACCTGGTGGGCCTTCAGCGCCATTGGACTACTCGAATTATGATCAGAATCAGAAGCCCAAGAGTGGGAAGATGGGATTGGGCACCGGATTGGCTGTGGGCGCAGTGGCTGGAGGTCTTGGTGCACTGGCATTGGATGAGGGGTTACGGTATGAAGAAGATAAGATGGCGGAGAGGGTCGAGAATGACATGCGTGAGCGTGATGAGTACAGCAATTATTGTGCCGATTACTGA